The Enterococcus rotai genome includes a window with the following:
- a CDS encoding bifunctional metallophosphatase/5'-nucleotidase, translating into MKQQLKIYYTSDVHGYLFPTNYADTQEKEMGLLKCIPNFKKDENTLIIDGGDMLQGSALASYSQAHPEERFPQAKALNHAGYDFVTVGNHDVNFGTNYLYHYLEALDATCVCENILDAKSQAKKFPWTIKTLANGLKVGIVGVVTDYINVWEKAENINDITVVDPFIAAKQALREVKPQVDFTICIYHGGFERDVKSGKLLSKTSENVGYRICKELDFDLLLTGHQHLLIEGQFLHGTYIVQPSANAMTYFQIDIEKIKDNIEITSTIGNPSNQPEIELMKRLQPLESKVQNWLDQAIGSLNHDALAEDKLAMAMYGSPVVELIGAIQLAASQAQITVVSLANTSPGFHKEVTMRDVIATYPYTNQLITLKITGKQLKEVVEKNTDYFSVDEQNKIIISPSYLYPKVEHYHFDFFVGIEYTVDLCQEPGNRVSALRYKEQVIKETDEFTIALSDYRASGGGGFPTYLECPVINEGAQEIVESIVDYIQSHEEIVIPKMLDYKITYSCK; encoded by the coding sequence ATGAAACAACAATTGAAAATCTATTACACATCAGATGTCCATGGTTATTTATTTCCAACCAACTATGCTGATACACAAGAAAAAGAAATGGGTCTTTTAAAATGCATACCGAATTTTAAAAAAGATGAGAATACCCTGATTATTGACGGTGGAGATATGCTCCAAGGGTCAGCGTTGGCTTCTTATAGTCAGGCTCATCCTGAAGAAAGATTTCCCCAAGCAAAAGCATTAAATCATGCTGGCTATGATTTTGTCACTGTAGGAAATCATGATGTAAATTTTGGTACAAACTACTTATATCACTACTTAGAAGCATTAGATGCAACCTGCGTTTGTGAGAATATACTTGATGCTAAAAGTCAGGCGAAAAAATTTCCATGGACCATCAAAACCTTAGCAAATGGATTAAAAGTTGGGATTGTCGGCGTAGTGACTGATTACATCAATGTTTGGGAAAAAGCTGAAAATATCAATGACATCACCGTCGTTGATCCATTTATAGCAGCTAAACAAGCTCTTAGAGAAGTAAAACCACAGGTTGATTTTACGATTTGTATTTATCATGGTGGCTTTGAAAGAGATGTCAAATCGGGAAAACTATTGTCAAAAACAAGCGAAAATGTTGGCTATAGAATCTGTAAAGAGCTTGATTTTGATCTACTCTTAACAGGACATCAGCATTTATTGATTGAAGGTCAATTTTTGCATGGGACTTACATTGTGCAGCCATCTGCCAACGCTATGACCTACTTTCAGATCGATATTGAAAAGATCAAAGATAACATTGAAATCACTTCAACGATCGGCAATCCTAGTAATCAACCTGAAATAGAGTTAATGAAGCGGCTGCAACCTTTAGAATCCAAGGTACAAAATTGGTTAGACCAAGCAATTGGAAGCTTGAACCATGACGCGTTAGCCGAAGATAAATTAGCGATGGCTATGTATGGAAGCCCTGTTGTTGAATTGATTGGAGCTATTCAATTAGCGGCTAGTCAAGCACAGATCACAGTTGTTTCTTTAGCCAATACATCACCGGGATTTCACAAAGAAGTAACTATGCGAGATGTGATCGCAACTTATCCATATACGAACCAGCTAATTACCTTAAAAATCACTGGTAAACAATTAAAAGAAGTTGTGGAGAAGAATACAGATTATTTTAGTGTTGATGAACAAAATAAGATAATCATTTCTCCTAGTTATTTGTATCCTAAAGTTGAACATTATCATTTTGACTTTTTTGTCGGTATTGAATACACAGTTGATCTTTGCCAAGAGCCAGGAAATCGCGTGAGTGCTTTACGCTATAAAGAACAAGTGATCAAAGAGACGGATGAATTTACGATCGCGTTAAGCGATTATCGAGCAAGCGGTGGCGGTGGGTTTCCTACGTATCTTGAGTGTCCAGTAATTAATGAGGGAGCACAAGAAATCGTTGAATCCATTGTCGACTATATCCAGTCGCATGAGGAAATCGTAATCCCTAAAATGTTAGACTACAAAATAACATATTCTTGCAAGTAA
- the phnC gene encoding phosphonate ABC transporter ATP-binding protein produces MIQFENVTKTYNNGVKGLKNINLTINDGEFVSVIGLSGAGKSTLLRSINRLNEISEGNIIIDGASITKANKRDLRRIRRNIGMIFQHFNLVKKSSVQKNVISGRLGYYSTVKSIFGIFSKEDYALVSDALGRVGLAEKLHSRSDELSGGQQQRVSIARTLVQQASIILADEPVASLDPITTQKIMKDLKKINQELNHTVVINLHSVDLAREFSSRIIGLRDGEVVFDGTAAEATDEVLTSIYGADILKQAEGVA; encoded by the coding sequence ATGATTCAGTTTGAAAATGTAACAAAAACCTATAATAATGGGGTCAAAGGCCTTAAGAATATTAATTTAACGATCAATGATGGTGAGTTTGTTTCCGTGATTGGATTAAGTGGTGCAGGTAAGAGTACCTTACTACGTTCGATCAATCGTCTAAACGAAATCAGCGAAGGCAATATTATCATTGACGGTGCTTCAATCACGAAAGCAAATAAACGAGACTTGCGCAGAATCCGCAGAAATATCGGGATGATTTTCCAACACTTTAATTTAGTCAAAAAGAGTTCTGTTCAAAAAAATGTTATTTCAGGTAGATTAGGCTATTATTCAACAGTTAAAAGTATTTTTGGGATTTTTTCAAAAGAGGATTATGCGTTAGTAAGTGATGCTTTAGGACGTGTAGGATTAGCAGAAAAATTGCACTCTAGAAGTGATGAACTAAGTGGTGGGCAACAGCAACGTGTGTCAATCGCAAGAACGTTGGTTCAACAAGCATCAATCATTTTAGCAGATGAGCCAGTGGCTTCTTTGGATCCAATCACAACCCAAAAGATCATGAAAGATTTGAAAAAAATCAATCAGGAATTGAACCACACTGTTGTGATCAATCTGCATTCTGTTGACTTAGCTCGTGAATTTTCAAGTCGGATCATTGGCTTGCGTGATGGCGAAGTGGTCTTTGATGGAACCGCTGCTGAGGCAACCGATGAAGTGTTGACTAGTATTTACGGTGCGGATATTTTGAAACAAGCTGAAGGTGTTGCGTAA
- the phnE gene encoding phosphonate ABC transporter, permease protein PhnE — protein MSINRKLKSYLPIIVVLAIILYSAAGIDYSEAGNMSFDMVKSVLSGLFHPDWGYIYDGSGEDLVSLLLLTIGIAFLGTVIATVLALPLTFISAHNLWKSNTIVSKIGKFICNVLRAFPELVYAIIFVKMVGPGPFAGVLAIGVHQIGMLGKLYTEEIESMDEAPVESMTAVGANFWQTMFYARLPQLIPTFLSLALNHFEIAVRSAATLGLVGAGGIGAPMIFAIQSRAWDKVGIILFGIIITVFLIDAVTGYLRKKLQ, from the coding sequence ATGAGCATAAATCGAAAATTAAAAAGCTATTTACCAATTATTGTTGTTTTAGCAATCATTCTTTATTCAGCAGCAGGTATCGATTATTCAGAAGCTGGAAATATGTCTTTTGATATGGTCAAATCAGTTCTTTCTGGGCTGTTTCATCCAGATTGGGGTTATATCTATGATGGTAGTGGCGAGGATTTAGTGAGTTTACTACTGTTAACGATCGGTATTGCTTTTTTAGGAACTGTGATTGCGACGGTCTTAGCGTTGCCGCTAACGTTCATTAGTGCGCATAATTTATGGAAATCCAATACGATTGTTTCTAAAATTGGTAAGTTCATTTGTAACGTACTAAGAGCTTTTCCAGAACTTGTTTATGCAATCATTTTTGTGAAGATGGTTGGACCAGGTCCTTTTGCTGGAGTCTTAGCGATCGGGGTTCATCAAATCGGGATGCTAGGGAAATTATATACAGAAGAAATCGAGTCAATGGATGAAGCGCCAGTAGAATCAATGACGGCAGTCGGTGCTAATTTTTGGCAAACGATGTTTTATGCACGCTTGCCGCAGTTGATTCCAACTTTTTTATCACTAGCCTTGAATCACTTTGAAATTGCAGTCCGCAGTGCAGCGACTCTTGGGCTTGTTGGAGCTGGGGGAATCGGGGCACCGATGATTTTTGCAATTCAATCTCGAGCATGGGATAAAGTCGGTATTATTTTGTTTGGCATTATCATTACGGTGTTCTTGATTGATGCTGTAACTGGCTATCTACGCAAAAAACTACAATAA
- a CDS encoding ABC transporter permease, which yields MTFLNLVIFNLKYFTNFKNKFFQFLFFFQPLFNLTTFYFLAKLGVKRFEPIHIIVTAVTGMITFSLYSTGSYLYIEDRDDTLKLNMFSSTNIFIIALSKATANSIVGLIIFFVSFFYGAFIFKVEFYNNNIGLLIIILIVLLVVLTAIGLLFTSIVSNSPNIYTVQNILVTPIILASGIYPLENFKIFSIFKLINPLHPLIYCLYNTPDIQYTTLIFNIGHAILISGLYLLLSYVLIKKFIMRGTRQK from the coding sequence ATGACATTTCTAAATTTAGTTATATTTAATTTGAAATATTTTACAAACTTCAAAAACAAATTTTTTCAATTCCTATTTTTTTTTCAACCTCTATTCAATTTAACCACCTTCTACTTTCTAGCAAAGTTAGGTGTTAAAAGATTTGAACCTATTCATATAATAGTAACTGCGGTTACTGGTATGATCACATTTTCCCTATATTCAACAGGTTCATATTTATATATCGAAGATAGAGATGATACGCTGAAATTAAACATGTTTTCTTCAACCAACATATTTATAATTGCTTTAAGTAAAGCTACTGCAAATAGTATAGTCGGACTGATTATTTTTTTTGTATCTTTCTTTTATGGAGCATTTATATTTAAAGTCGAATTTTATAACAATAATATTGGTTTATTGATAATTATTTTAATAGTACTCTTAGTTGTACTCACAGCGATTGGTCTTCTTTTTACATCTATTGTTAGTAACAGTCCAAACATCTATACTGTACAAAATATATTAGTAACTCCTATTATATTAGCATCTGGAATTTATCCTTTAGAAAATTTTAAAATTTTTTCTATTTTCAAGCTCATAAATCCGTTACATCCTTTAATTTACTGTTTATACAACACACCTGATATCCAATATACAACCTTAATATTCAATATTGGCCACGCTATATTGATCTCTGGATTGTATTTACTATTATCATATGTACTTATCAAAAAATTTATAATGCGAGGGACTCGTCAAAAATGA
- a CDS encoding LysM peptidoglycan-binding domain-containing protein, producing MEEEYSRRKQQRPESTSKTTIMIVILLLFINTLALGTLLFLNVQAGSKQEEQLSNIEKQVSQLDNGQVTPNQATADSTEHNVPVRESSTHVSSTDESSSIVESSTQPVQTPPSSEVTERSTEPVTTPQATSYVVQSGDTLSVIAEKNKISVQDLMLKNNLTDSTVYIGQVLSLQ from the coding sequence TTGGAAGAAGAATACTCACGACGTAAACAACAACGTCCAGAATCAACATCAAAAACTACTATCATGATTGTTATTTTATTGTTATTTATAAATACTCTTGCCTTGGGTACTCTGCTGTTCTTAAATGTTCAAGCAGGCTCTAAACAAGAAGAACAATTAAGCAATATCGAAAAGCAAGTTAGCCAGCTTGATAACGGCCAAGTAACACCGAATCAAGCAACTGCTGACAGTACAGAGCATAATGTCCCTGTAAGGGAAAGTTCAACTCACGTAAGTAGTACAGATGAATCCAGTTCCATTGTTGAAAGCTCTACACAACCTGTTCAAACGCCCCCATCATCAGAGGTTACTGAACGCTCAACAGAACCCGTGACTACACCTCAAGCGACTAGCTATGTTGTCCAGTCCGGTGATACACTTTCTGTGATTGCTGAGAAAAATAAGATATCAGTGCAAGATTTAATGCTTAAAAATAATTTGACTGATTCAACCGTTTATATTGGTCAAGTTTTATCATTGCAATAA
- a CDS encoding bifunctional metallophosphatase/5'-nucleotidase, protein MDKIAVLSTTDIHGFLTAAGQEESGISSLPSIAKGYHEPILIDNGDFLVGSPQTTFFNTTKTISPLIKLANEIGFDVMVPGNHDFDYGIDFLKRQAEAFNGHYLCANVLDLTDEQIFEPYTIIERGNLKVGVIGVITSAMPQITDYEQTKELKFINVIDSLKRWVPIVKAQVDVLIVSYHGGIERDMSCGQPTQYDTGEDQTYRIIDEIAEIDGVVCGHQHRVNAGVLNETAFVQPGYRGNYIGELSFSIQNNQVVEKQAQLVATKRYPTTVFSVYNEVDYENWLDQELDVRRLDQYLAKKVPGTFYAVTLKGKTIRDFLASFTPPYTLSTYHVSEEELRQLLINQSISGIKIEHDQIIPKQSDYRITTNRALFPSYRLETNYIYNVFDEYLATINRDTK, encoded by the coding sequence ATGGATAAAATAGCAGTTTTGAGTACGACAGACATTCATGGTTTTTTAACAGCAGCTGGACAAGAAGAGAGTGGTATTAGCTCTCTTCCTTCAATTGCTAAAGGCTACCATGAACCCATTTTGATAGACAACGGTGATTTTCTGGTAGGTAGTCCTCAGACTACTTTTTTTAATACAACTAAAACAATTTCACCTTTGATCAAGTTGGCGAATGAAATCGGATTTGACGTGATGGTTCCAGGAAATCATGATTTTGATTATGGAATTGATTTTTTGAAGCGTCAAGCAGAGGCTTTTAATGGGCACTATCTTTGTGCTAATGTTTTGGATTTAACTGATGAACAGATTTTTGAGCCTTATACAATTATTGAACGAGGAAACTTGAAAGTTGGTGTGATCGGTGTGATCACTAGTGCAATGCCGCAAATCACTGATTATGAACAAACCAAAGAGTTGAAATTTATCAATGTGATCGATAGCTTAAAGCGGTGGGTACCTATTGTAAAAGCACAAGTCGATGTTTTGATCGTAAGTTATCATGGCGGGATCGAACGTGATATGAGTTGCGGCCAACCAACTCAATATGATACTGGAGAGGATCAAACTTACCGAATCATTGATGAAATAGCGGAGATCGATGGTGTGGTTTGTGGACACCAGCATCGAGTCAACGCGGGCGTGCTGAACGAAACAGCTTTTGTACAACCGGGATATCGGGGAAATTACATTGGAGAGTTAAGTTTCTCCATTCAAAATAATCAAGTAGTGGAGAAACAAGCACAATTGGTTGCGACTAAGAGGTATCCAACGACAGTTTTTTCTGTATATAACGAAGTTGACTATGAAAATTGGCTAGATCAAGAATTAGATGTAAGGCGTTTGGATCAGTATTTAGCTAAAAAAGTACCAGGAACTTTTTATGCAGTGACACTTAAAGGAAAAACGATTAGAGATTTCTTAGCTAGTTTTACTCCACCCTATACACTTTCAACCTATCATGTGTCAGAGGAAGAACTAAGACAGTTGCTGATAAATCAATCGATTTCAGGCATCAAAATAGAGCACGATCAAATAATACCTAAACAATCTGATTACCGAATAACAACGAATAGAGCGCTTTTTCCAAGCTATCGTTTAGAAACAAATTATATCTATAATGTGTTTGATGAGTATCTTGCTACTATCAATAGGGATACAAAATAA
- a CDS encoding phosphate/phosphite/phosphonate ABC transporter substrate-binding protein has product MERVKKRTKLLGLLSVIGLSVGLLTGCGSSGDKKAADDTKPLELQFVPTNNDGSMEAKAKPFANYLTEKLGREVNVTLATDYSTIVEAMASGKVDIGIMPPSAYVQARNQKAATAILSSELGAFNRETGKPEPDKLSSTFKGEVLVRADSGIDSLKDLKGKKIASLSPNSASGYIYPVVEMKEAGIDPTKDVTLTTVNDIPSEITAVLNGQQDACFVFEGARNVFASKFEKDDLFKDLKVLYLTKGDIPNDAIAVQPKMDKDLQTKVKDVFLAMPKDKEGADAMAMWGHKGYVEADDKNYDAVEEYTEKAAE; this is encoded by the coding sequence ATGGAAAGAGTGAAAAAGAGAACGAAATTGTTAGGATTGCTGTCAGTTATTGGTTTAAGTGTAGGATTACTTACAGGATGTGGGTCAAGCGGCGATAAAAAAGCAGCAGATGATACCAAACCATTAGAATTACAATTTGTACCAACCAACAACGATGGCTCAATGGAAGCCAAAGCGAAACCTTTCGCAAACTATTTAACAGAAAAATTAGGTCGTGAGGTTAATGTTACATTAGCAACAGACTATTCAACAATCGTTGAAGCAATGGCCTCAGGAAAAGTAGATATTGGGATCATGCCGCCATCGGCATATGTTCAAGCTCGTAATCAAAAAGCGGCAACAGCCATTTTATCTTCTGAACTAGGTGCTTTTAATCGGGAAACAGGCAAACCAGAACCAGACAAACTATCAAGCACATTCAAAGGCGAAGTGCTTGTTCGAGCAGATAGTGGCATCGATTCTTTAAAAGATTTAAAAGGGAAAAAAATTGCCAGCTTAAGCCCTAATTCAGCCAGTGGCTATATTTATCCAGTAGTTGAAATGAAAGAAGCCGGGATCGACCCAACCAAAGATGTTACCTTGACAACAGTCAATGATATTCCAAGTGAAATTACAGCAGTCTTAAATGGGCAACAAGATGCTTGTTTTGTGTTTGAAGGAGCACGAAATGTGTTTGCTTCAAAATTTGAAAAAGACGACTTATTCAAAGATTTAAAAGTGTTGTATCTAACGAAAGGTGATATTCCCAATGATGCAATCGCCGTTCAGCCAAAAATGGATAAAGACTTGCAAACGAAAGTCAAAGACGTTTTCTTGGCAATGCCTAAAGATAAAGAAGGCGCTGACGCTATGGCAATGTGGGGACACAAAGGCTATGTAGAAGCTGATGACAAAAATTATGATGCAGTGGAAGAATACACAGAAAAAGCAGCAGAATAA
- a CDS encoding dihydrolipoyl dehydrogenase family protein: MDSFDTIIIGSGPGGMAAAYDLAAEGKKVAVVEADLWGGTCPNRGCDPKKVLYGAIEARDNLAQLKGQGFDTIPKINWSELMAFKETFTQPVPSEQQQGLSSVGIQTITGKAAFKDSHTIIVENQEYQARQFILATGQRPAILDIPGKEHFSTSTEFLSMKELPKTIVFVGGGYISLELANIANSSGSEVHLVHHNERPLKGFDQELTNELIDNLKKRGVYFHFNESVESISKQGAQYNIRLTSQDSLLVDQVFCATGRIPNVEGLNLESIGVAFNHKGISVNDYLQTTVDTIYAIGDCVQKDKPKLTPIASFEGSYLAKLLSGKLETAIHYPVIPTIIFSSPKLAQVGLVDEAMSADDRYKQQTIDLSQWFTYKHLNEPLVKAKIITDQVTGLLVGATVLGNEADQLINLFTMMINQNVTASKVNEMIMLYPTVSSDLSYFY, encoded by the coding sequence GTGGATAGTTTCGACACAATCATCATTGGTAGCGGTCCTGGAGGAATGGCAGCAGCATATGACTTAGCTGCTGAAGGAAAAAAAGTAGCGGTAGTAGAAGCTGATCTTTGGGGCGGAACATGCCCAAATCGCGGCTGTGATCCTAAAAAAGTTCTTTATGGTGCCATTGAAGCGAGAGATAATCTAGCGCAGTTGAAAGGTCAGGGATTTGATACAATTCCCAAAATCAACTGGTCAGAGTTGATGGCATTTAAAGAAACCTTCACACAGCCAGTTCCTAGTGAACAACAACAAGGGTTGAGCAGTGTAGGTATCCAAACGATTACAGGTAAAGCTGCGTTTAAAGATTCTCACACAATCATAGTGGAGAATCAAGAATATCAGGCTAGACAGTTTATCCTAGCAACGGGGCAACGACCGGCTATTTTAGATATTCCTGGAAAAGAGCACTTCAGTACAAGTACTGAGTTTCTAAGCATGAAAGAATTACCTAAAACAATCGTTTTTGTCGGTGGAGGTTATATTTCCCTTGAGCTCGCTAACATTGCGAACAGTAGTGGCAGTGAAGTTCATTTAGTCCATCATAACGAACGACCACTAAAAGGGTTTGACCAAGAATTGACGAATGAGTTGATCGACAATCTCAAAAAGAGAGGGGTTTATTTCCATTTCAACGAGTCAGTAGAGTCGATTTCAAAACAAGGAGCACAATATAATATAAGGTTGACGAGCCAAGATTCATTGTTGGTAGATCAAGTATTTTGTGCAACTGGTCGGATTCCCAATGTAGAAGGGCTGAATTTAGAATCGATTGGTGTAGCGTTTAACCACAAAGGTATCAGCGTTAATGATTATTTACAGACAACGGTGGATACTATCTATGCGATAGGAGATTGTGTGCAAAAAGATAAACCTAAGTTAACACCAATAGCTAGCTTTGAAGGTAGCTATCTGGCAAAACTACTTAGTGGTAAACTCGAAACAGCGATCCACTATCCTGTCATACCAACCATTATTTTTAGTTCTCCTAAGCTAGCCCAAGTTGGCCTGGTAGATGAGGCAATGTCAGCGGATGATCGATACAAGCAACAAACTATTGATTTATCCCAATGGTTTACCTATAAACACCTTAATGAGCCCTTAGTCAAAGCAAAAATTATTACGGATCAAGTAACAGGTCTATTGGTTGGAGCGACTGTTTTAGGTAATGAGGCCGATCAGTTGATCAATTTATTTACGATGATGATCAATCAAAACGTAACTGCAAGCAAGGTTAACGAAATGATCATGCTTTATCCAACTGTTTCAAGTGATTTGAGTTACTTCTATTAA
- a CDS encoding glycoside hydrolase family 1 protein produces the protein MEHKQLDQFPKDFLWGSASAAYQVEGAWQEDGKGVSVWDEFVRIPGKTFKGTNGDVAVDHYHRYKEDVALMKEQGLKAYRFSVAWTRILPNGRGEINQAGLQFYIDLVDELLKNQIEPVLTLYHWDLPQALQDEYQGWESRKIVEDFTNYATVLFDAFRGKVKYWVSLNEQNVFISHGYLMASHPPAVSDPKRMYQANHNANLANASVIKKFHEMSMPGGIGPSFAYSPNYTLNSDPKNVLAAEDSEDLNAHFWMDVYLFGNYPIAALKILKEQGIAPTIEAGDEELLAAGKPDFLGINYYQTNTVVFNPLDGVGLGKMNTTGEKGSSEESGLPGVFKRVENPFVERTNWDWEIDPEGLRIGLRRITSRYRIPVLITENGLGEYDKLTVEKEIHDDYRIDYLKGHVHAIREAITDGVEVLGYCTWSYTDLLSWLNGYQKRYGFVYVEQDENQNGSLNRYKKDSFYWYQKVIQENGSNS, from the coding sequence ATGGAGCATAAACAACTGGATCAATTTCCAAAAGATTTTTTATGGGGATCGGCATCGGCGGCTTATCAAGTAGAAGGAGCTTGGCAAGAAGATGGCAAGGGTGTGTCAGTTTGGGATGAGTTTGTCCGAATTCCTGGAAAAACATTTAAAGGAACCAATGGTGATGTAGCAGTCGATCATTATCATCGATATAAAGAAGATGTGGCTTTAATGAAGGAACAAGGCTTGAAAGCCTATCGTTTTTCAGTTGCTTGGACACGGATTTTGCCTAATGGTCGTGGCGAAATCAATCAAGCAGGCTTACAATTTTATATCGATTTAGTAGATGAATTGCTCAAAAATCAAATTGAACCTGTCTTGACGTTATATCATTGGGATTTGCCACAAGCACTTCAAGATGAATATCAAGGTTGGGAATCCAGAAAAATCGTTGAAGATTTTACGAACTATGCGACTGTTTTATTTGACGCTTTTCGTGGAAAAGTAAAATACTGGGTTAGCTTGAATGAGCAAAATGTCTTTATTAGTCATGGCTATTTGATGGCATCCCATCCACCAGCAGTGAGTGATCCCAAGCGGATGTATCAAGCAAATCATAATGCCAATCTTGCCAATGCCTCTGTCATCAAGAAGTTTCATGAAATGTCTATGCCTGGCGGAATCGGTCCGAGTTTTGCTTATAGTCCCAACTATACTTTAAATAGTGATCCCAAAAATGTGCTGGCAGCAGAGGACTCAGAAGATTTAAATGCTCATTTTTGGATGGATGTTTATCTATTTGGTAACTATCCGATCGCTGCTTTAAAAATCCTAAAAGAGCAAGGTATAGCGCCTACCATAGAAGCAGGCGATGAAGAACTCTTAGCAGCGGGCAAACCTGACTTTTTAGGGATCAACTACTATCAAACCAATACAGTTGTCTTTAATCCGTTAGATGGTGTTGGCTTAGGAAAAATGAATACAACAGGTGAAAAAGGTTCGTCAGAAGAATCTGGTCTTCCTGGGGTCTTTAAACGGGTAGAAAATCCATTTGTAGAACGGACCAATTGGGATTGGGAAATCGACCCAGAAGGATTACGGATCGGTCTAAGAAGAATTACAAGTCGTTATCGAATCCCTGTATTGATTACTGAAAATGGTCTTGGTGAGTACGATAAATTGACAGTTGAAAAAGAAATTCATGACGATTATCGCATTGATTATTTAAAGGGTCATGTCCATGCAATAAGAGAAGCGATCACAGACGGTGTGGAGGTTTTAGGGTACTGTACTTGGTCGTATACTGATTTATTAAGTTGGCTGAATGGTTATCAAAAACGCTATGGATTTGTCTATGTAGAACAAGATGAAAACCAAAATGGCAGCTTAAATCGTTATAAGAAAGATAGCTTCTATTGGTATCAAAAAGTCATTCAAGAAAATGGCAGTAATAGCTAA
- the phnE gene encoding phosphonate ABC transporter, permease protein PhnE produces MKLKDTIHRDLYKHLFIVVLVLLCVFSSARVTGAQMADVFNNLDQMGIFLQRFLSPDWSYIPKIIEPMLKTIKMSVVGTTLGVVFAVPFAFLATTVVTRNFFVTTIIRFLMSIVRTIPNLLLAALFVAMFGIGEFTGVLTIAVFTFGMVSQLVYEAIETIDHGPIEAAESVGSTKTQIAFWSIAPQISHQIASYSLYAFEVNIRASTILGYVGAGGIGVILNSSLSLMRYDRVSIIILAILVVVITIDWISEIIRKRLV; encoded by the coding sequence ATGAAGTTAAAAGATACGATTCACCGTGATTTATATAAGCATCTATTCATTGTAGTGTTAGTTCTTTTGTGCGTATTTTCAAGTGCGAGAGTAACAGGAGCACAAATGGCAGATGTTTTTAATAACTTGGATCAGATGGGAATTTTTTTACAACGATTTCTTAGTCCAGATTGGAGTTATATTCCCAAAATCATTGAGCCGATGCTGAAAACAATCAAAATGTCAGTTGTTGGAACTACACTTGGGGTGGTTTTCGCTGTACCGTTTGCTTTTCTTGCAACAACAGTCGTTACCAGAAACTTTTTTGTAACAACGATTATCCGCTTTTTGATGAGTATTGTTCGTACGATTCCTAATTTGTTGTTAGCTGCGTTGTTTGTAGCAATGTTTGGGATCGGTGAATTTACAGGTGTACTAACGATTGCTGTGTTTACGTTCGGAATGGTTTCCCAACTAGTGTATGAAGCAATCGAAACGATTGACCATGGACCGATCGAAGCAGCCGAATCTGTGGGTTCCACAAAGACACAGATTGCTTTTTGGTCAATCGCACCGCAAATATCTCATCAGATTGCTAGCTATTCTTTGTATGCTTTTGAAGTCAATATTCGTGCTTCCACTATTTTAGGTTACGTTGGAGCCGGCGGGATCGGCGTTATTTTAAATTCTTCATTGAGTTTGATGCGTTATGACCGTGTATCGATCATTATTTTAGCTATTTTAGTTGTGGTGATCACGATCGATTGGATCAGTGAAATTATCAGAAAGAGGTTGGTATAA